One stretch of Sinomonas terrae DNA includes these proteins:
- the dnaE gene encoding DNA polymerase III subunit alpha, which translates to MSSTGSFVHLHNHTEYSMLDGAARLGDLFSHADELGMNAVATTDHGFVFGAFDFWKKATDAGIKPIIGVEAYLTPGTARQDKTRVRWGDGGRDDVSGAGAYTHMTMWAENTQGMHNLFRMSSLASLEGYLYKPRMDRELLQTYGKGLIATTGCPSGEVQTKLRLGLYKEAREAAAEFREIFGHENFFCEVMDHGLDIERGVQADLIKLAKDLGLPLVATNDLHYTHAEDASSHAALLCVQSGSTLADPKRFKFDADEFYLKSPAEMRAIFSDHPEACDNTLLIAERCNVEFNTKASYMPRYPCPEGENEETWFVKEVERGLHYRFPEGIPDAVRKQAEYEIGIITQMGFPGYFLVVADFINWAKDHGIRVGPGRGSGAGSMAAYAMRITDLNPLDHGLIFERFLNPDRVSMPDFDVDFDDRRRPEVIKYVTEKYGDDRVAMIVTYGTIKAKQALKDSSRVLGYPFSVGERLTKAMPPDVMGKGMPLVDIHNPEAKRYGEAEEMRELLRSDADAQRVFETALGLEGLKRQWGVHAAGVIMSSHPLIDIVPIMRREQDGQVITQFDYPTCEGLGLIKMDFLGLRNLTIITDALDNIKLNRSEDLDLERLPLDDAASYELLARGDTLGVFQLDGGPMRSLLKLMRPDNFEDISAVLALYRPGPMGANAHTNYALRKNGLQEITPIHPELAEPLEDILGGTYGLIVYQEQVMAIAQKLAGYSLGQADILRRAMGKKKKSELDKQFEGFSSGMRERGYSAEAVKTLWDILLPFSDYAFNKAHSAAYGVVSYWTAYLKAHYPAEYMAALLTSVGDDKDKCAMYLNECRRMGITVLPPDVNESALNFTPVGSDIRFGMGAIRNVGANVVHSMVEAREEKGAFTGFGDFLQKVPAVVCNKRTIESLIKAGAFDSLGHPRRSLAMIHEEAVDAVIVLKRNEAANQFDLFSAFDGGADGELSSGLAVEIPELPEWEKKDRLAFERDMLGLYVSDHPLQGLEGVLEGHADHAISQLISDEGPADGAIVTIAGMITSLSRRIAKASGNAYARAEIEDLGASMEVMFFGQVYGPISSILAEDLIVVVKGRLQRRDDGAVMLSAMELTVPDLSQADGGPVVISMPTHKATERVVTRLGEVLKTHPGHSEVQLRLHGTRSIEIMRLGVHLRVNPNPALFGDLKVLLGPACLDA; encoded by the coding sequence GTGAGTTCTACCGGGTCGTTCGTTCATCTCCACAACCACACCGAGTACTCGATGCTCGACGGCGCTGCACGCCTGGGTGACCTGTTCAGCCACGCGGACGAGCTCGGGATGAACGCCGTCGCGACGACCGACCACGGCTTCGTCTTCGGCGCCTTCGACTTCTGGAAGAAGGCAACGGACGCAGGCATCAAGCCCATCATCGGCGTCGAAGCCTACCTCACGCCCGGAACGGCCCGTCAGGACAAGACGCGTGTGCGGTGGGGAGACGGCGGCCGCGACGACGTCTCGGGTGCCGGTGCCTATACCCACATGACGATGTGGGCGGAGAACACCCAGGGCATGCACAACCTCTTCCGCATGTCCTCGCTCGCTTCCCTCGAAGGCTATCTCTACAAGCCCCGTATGGACCGCGAGCTCCTCCAGACCTATGGGAAGGGTCTCATCGCCACCACGGGCTGCCCCTCGGGCGAGGTCCAGACGAAGCTCCGCCTCGGCCTCTACAAGGAGGCCCGGGAGGCCGCAGCCGAGTTCCGCGAGATCTTCGGCCACGAGAACTTCTTCTGCGAGGTCATGGACCACGGCCTTGATATCGAGCGCGGGGTTCAGGCGGACCTCATCAAGCTCGCGAAGGACCTCGGTCTCCCACTCGTCGCGACCAACGACCTCCACTACACCCACGCCGAGGACGCCTCGAGCCACGCCGCGCTCCTGTGCGTCCAGTCTGGTTCCACCCTCGCGGATCCGAAGCGGTTCAAGTTCGACGCCGACGAGTTCTACCTCAAGTCGCCAGCCGAGATGCGGGCCATCTTCAGCGATCACCCCGAGGCCTGCGACAACACCCTGCTCATCGCCGAGCGATGCAACGTCGAGTTCAACACCAAGGCGAGCTACATGCCGCGCTACCCCTGTCCTGAAGGGGAGAACGAGGAGACGTGGTTCGTCAAGGAGGTCGAGCGCGGCCTCCACTACCGCTTCCCGGAGGGGATTCCGGACGCAGTCCGCAAGCAGGCGGAGTACGAGATCGGGATCATCACCCAGATGGGCTTCCCGGGCTACTTCCTCGTGGTCGCGGACTTCATCAACTGGGCGAAGGACCACGGGATCCGAGTCGGCCCCGGCCGCGGTTCAGGCGCCGGCTCCATGGCTGCCTACGCCATGCGCATCACGGACCTGAACCCTCTGGACCACGGCCTCATCTTCGAGCGCTTCCTCAACCCCGACCGCGTCTCGATGCCTGACTTTGACGTCGACTTCGATGATCGCCGCCGTCCTGAAGTCATCAAGTACGTGACCGAGAAGTACGGTGACGACCGCGTCGCCATGATCGTGACCTACGGGACCATCAAGGCCAAGCAGGCGCTCAAGGACTCCTCGCGCGTCCTCGGCTATCCCTTCTCCGTCGGCGAGCGGCTCACCAAGGCCATGCCGCCCGATGTCATGGGCAAGGGCATGCCGCTCGTGGACATCCACAATCCCGAGGCCAAGCGCTATGGCGAGGCCGAGGAGATGCGGGAGCTCCTGCGCTCCGACGCCGACGCGCAGCGCGTCTTCGAGACGGCGCTCGGCCTCGAAGGACTCAAGCGCCAGTGGGGCGTCCACGCGGCTGGCGTCATCATGTCGTCGCATCCGCTCATCGACATCGTCCCGATCATGCGGCGCGAGCAAGATGGTCAGGTCATCACGCAGTTCGACTATCCGACCTGTGAGGGCCTCGGCCTCATCAAGATGGACTTCCTCGGCCTGAGGAACCTCACGATCATCACGGACGCGCTCGACAACATCAAGCTCAATCGGAGCGAGGACCTTGACCTCGAACGCCTCCCGCTCGACGACGCGGCGTCGTATGAGCTCCTCGCGCGCGGCGATACGCTCGGCGTCTTCCAGCTTGATGGAGGACCTATGCGGTCCCTTCTCAAGCTCATGCGCCCCGACAACTTCGAGGACATCTCCGCCGTTCTCGCCCTCTACCGCCCTGGGCCCATGGGCGCGAACGCCCATACCAACTACGCCCTCCGCAAGAACGGGCTGCAGGAGATCACCCCGATCCATCCGGAGCTCGCGGAGCCCCTCGAAGACATCCTCGGCGGAACCTATGGCCTGATCGTGTACCAGGAGCAGGTCATGGCCATCGCTCAGAAGCTCGCCGGCTACTCGCTCGGCCAAGCCGACATCCTCCGCCGTGCGATGGGCAAGAAGAAGAAGTCCGAGCTGGACAAGCAGTTCGAGGGCTTCTCGTCTGGCATGCGCGAACGCGGCTATTCAGCGGAAGCGGTCAAAACCCTCTGGGACATTCTGCTGCCCTTCTCCGACTACGCCTTCAACAAGGCGCACTCGGCGGCCTACGGCGTCGTCTCTTACTGGACGGCCTACCTCAAGGCTCACTATCCGGCCGAATACATGGCGGCGCTCCTGACGTCAGTGGGCGATGACAAGGACAAGTGCGCCATGTACCTCAATGAGTGCCGGCGGATGGGCATCACGGTGCTGCCGCCGGACGTCAACGAGTCCGCGCTCAACTTCACCCCGGTCGGGAGCGACATCCGCTTCGGTATGGGGGCGATCCGCAACGTGGGAGCGAACGTCGTGCATTCGATGGTCGAGGCACGCGAGGAGAAGGGAGCGTTCACCGGCTTCGGTGACTTCCTCCAGAAGGTGCCGGCTGTCGTGTGCAACAAGCGCACCATCGAATCGCTCATCAAGGCCGGAGCGTTCGACTCCCTCGGCCACCCACGTCGTTCCCTCGCGATGATCCACGAAGAGGCAGTCGACGCCGTCATTGTGCTCAAGCGCAACGAGGCGGCCAACCAGTTCGATCTCTTCAGCGCGTTCGACGGCGGCGCCGACGGGGAGCTCTCCTCGGGACTCGCCGTGGAGATCCCTGAGCTTCCCGAGTGGGAGAAGAAGGACCGGCTCGCGTTCGAGCGGGACATGCTCGGGTTGTACGTCTCGGATCACCCGCTGCAAGGTCTCGAGGGGGTGCTCGAGGGTCACGCGGATCACGCGATCTCCCAGCTGATCTCAGACGAGGGACCGGCAGACGGCGCGATCGTCACCATTGCGGGCATGATCACCTCGCTCAGCCGCCGCATTGCGAAGGCGAGCGGCAACGCCTACGCCCGCGCCGAAATCGAGGACCTCGGAGCCTCCATGGAGGTCATGTTCTTCGGCCAGGTCTACGGGCCGATCTCGTCGATTCTCGCCGAGGACCTCATCGTCGTCGTCAAGGGCCGCCTGCAGCGTAGGGACGACGGCGCCGTCATGCTGAGCGCTATGGAACTCACCGTCCCTGACCTGAGCCAGGCCGACGGCGGTCCCGTCGTCATATCGATGCCGACCCACAAGGCTACTGAGCGGGTAGTCACGCGCCTCGGCGAAGTGCTCAAGACGCATCCCGGCCACAGCGAGGTGCAGCTGCGCCTCCACGGGACCCGCAGCATCGAGATCATGAGACTAGGAGTCCATCTGCGCGTCAATCCGAATCCGGCCCTCTTCGGGGACCTCAAGGTCCTCCTCGGCCCCGCGTGCCTCGATGCATGA
- a CDS encoding cell division protein SepF has translation MAGVMRKTMVYLGLADSDEQFEAEPQNARTEHVRTEEDKPVHTEREERRQALATREPAAAEVEEYRAPVTPIKRAAAVREDSGLRQITTVHPRSYNDAKVIGESFRDGIPVIMNVTDMGEADAKRLVDFSAGLVFGLHGSIERVTNKVFLLTPASIEVLGEDKKVSDGQAAFFNQS, from the coding sequence ATGGCCGGAGTTATGCGGAAGACCATGGTTTACCTCGGTCTCGCGGACAGCGATGAGCAGTTCGAGGCTGAGCCCCAGAACGCCCGCACGGAACACGTACGTACGGAAGAGGACAAGCCGGTGCACACCGAGCGTGAAGAACGCCGTCAGGCGCTTGCCACCCGCGAGCCTGCTGCTGCCGAAGTAGAGGAGTACCGCGCCCCCGTGACGCCCATCAAGCGCGCCGCCGCCGTCCGCGAGGACTCAGGCCTCCGTCAGATCACGACCGTACATCCGCGTTCCTACAATGACGCCAAGGTGATCGGCGAGAGCTTCCGCGACGGTATCCCGGTCATCATGAACGTGACCGACATGGGCGAGGCCGATGCGAAGCGGCTCGTGGACTTCTCCGCAGGCCTTGTCTTCGGCCTTCACGGCAGCATCGAGCGTGTCACGAACAAGGTCTTCCTCCTCACTCCCGCGAGCATCGAGGTGCTCGGCGAGGACAAGAAGGTCAGTGACGGACAGGCTGCTTTCTTCAATCAGAGCTGA
- a CDS encoding YggT family protein has protein sequence MSILWAVVYLFLELFFVALLGRLVYDWVQSFARSWRPRGASLVAASAIYSVTDPPMRLSRRVLRPVRIGSMSLDLGFIVLAIVVNIAMAIVRNLA, from the coding sequence GTGAGCATTCTGTGGGCTGTCGTGTACCTGTTCCTCGAGCTGTTCTTTGTGGCGCTCCTGGGGCGATTGGTCTATGACTGGGTGCAGTCCTTCGCCCGCTCATGGCGGCCCAGAGGAGCCTCGCTGGTTGCGGCCAGCGCAATCTACTCGGTGACCGATCCGCCCATGCGACTGTCAAGGAGGGTTCTCCGGCCAGTCCGGATCGGCTCCATGAGTCTCGATCTTGGCTTCATCGTCTTGGCGATCGTCGTCAATATCGCTATGGCAATCGTCAGGAATCTCGCGTAG
- a CDS encoding RluA family pseudouridine synthase: MPERHSVPEELAGLRADAGLSALLGVSRSAAAQLLAGGHVKAEGRPLAKSGRLSAGEVIEIDAPERRDPLEVVVEHVDGLEILLDDEEFVVVDKPVGVAAHPSPGWVGPTVVGGLAADGFRISTSGAPERAGIVHRLDVGTSGAMVVAKTEPAYTALKRAFKERTVDKVYHAVVQGLPDPLEGTIDAPIGRHPGYDWRFAVVEDGRASVTHYEVLEAFGRASLVEVHLETGRTHQIRVHFAALHHPCAGDLTYGADPRFAAELGLTRQWLHAHRLGFAHPRTGEWVQVTSPYPADLQFAIDTLRGDRH, from the coding sequence GTGCCTGAGCGGCACAGCGTGCCGGAAGAGCTCGCCGGCCTCCGGGCCGACGCCGGACTCTCGGCGCTGTTGGGGGTCTCCCGTTCGGCTGCCGCCCAATTGCTGGCCGGGGGCCACGTGAAGGCAGAGGGCCGACCGTTGGCGAAGTCGGGACGCCTCTCGGCCGGCGAAGTGATTGAGATTGACGCGCCCGAGCGGCGAGATCCTCTGGAAGTGGTGGTGGAGCACGTGGACGGCCTCGAGATCCTCCTTGACGACGAGGAGTTCGTGGTCGTCGACAAGCCGGTCGGCGTTGCTGCACACCCTTCCCCAGGGTGGGTCGGGCCCACCGTGGTGGGAGGGCTCGCGGCCGACGGCTTCCGCATCTCGACGTCGGGCGCGCCGGAGCGTGCTGGGATCGTCCATCGGCTGGACGTCGGGACCTCTGGTGCGATGGTCGTCGCGAAGACCGAGCCGGCCTACACCGCGCTCAAGCGCGCGTTCAAGGAACGGACGGTGGACAAGGTCTACCACGCCGTCGTACAGGGACTGCCGGATCCCCTCGAGGGCACGATCGACGCCCCGATAGGACGCCATCCGGGATACGACTGGCGGTTCGCCGTCGTCGAGGACGGGCGGGCGTCGGTGACCCACTATGAGGTGCTCGAAGCCTTCGGCCGGGCGAGCCTCGTCGAGGTCCACCTCGAGACCGGCCGGACCCATCAGATCCGCGTCCATTTCGCGGCCCTCCACCATCCCTGCGCGGGCGACCTCACCTACGGGGCCGACCCGAGGTTTGCGGCGGAGCTCGGGCTCACGCGCCAGTGGCTCCATGCGCACCGTCTGGGCTTCGCGCACCCGCGAACGGGGGAGTGGGTCCAGGTGACGAGCCCATACCCGGCTGACCTGCAGTTCGCAATCGACACGCTGCGCGGCGACCGCCACTAA
- the lspA gene encoding signal peptidase II codes for MDNSSSVTPPRNQQPAPARRRASRKALIVLAVLAAVAYVLDQTTKYWVTSTMVEGERIPVLPPLLHWYYIRNSGAAFSIGENVTWVFSIIMTVVAIAIILFARRVRSIGWSVALGLVLGGALGNLTDRLFREPSFGMGHVVDFIQLPNFAIFNLADSAVVTGVALICLLTLLGIGADGSRHGKGAGQRSAPPTDDGGETPRA; via the coding sequence ATGGACAACTCCTCCTCGGTGACGCCTCCGCGGAACCAGCAGCCCGCTCCTGCGCGGCGTCGCGCCTCTCGCAAGGCCCTCATCGTCCTCGCTGTCCTTGCTGCTGTCGCCTACGTGCTCGACCAGACCACGAAGTACTGGGTCACGAGCACGATGGTGGAGGGGGAACGGATACCGGTGCTCCCGCCGCTCCTGCACTGGTACTACATCCGTAATTCCGGGGCTGCGTTCTCCATCGGAGAGAACGTCACGTGGGTCTTCAGCATCATCATGACCGTCGTCGCGATTGCGATCATCCTGTTCGCCCGGCGCGTCCGGTCGATCGGCTGGTCGGTCGCGTTGGGGCTCGTGCTCGGGGGCGCGCTGGGCAACCTGACCGACCGGCTCTTCCGCGAGCCCTCTTTCGGCATGGGGCACGTCGTCGACTTCATCCAGCTGCCGAACTTCGCCATCTTCAACCTTGCTGATTCAGCGGTAGTGACCGGTGTCGCGCTCATCTGCCTCCTGACGCTGCTCGGAATCGGGGCGGACGGAAGCCGCCACGGGAAGGGCGCCGGCCAGCGGTCAGCTCCTCCCACGGACGATGGCGGGGAGACGCCGCGTGCCTGA
- a CDS encoding DivIVA domain-containing protein has protein sequence MALTPEDVVNKRFQPTKFREGYDQDEVDDFLDEIVIELRRLNQENDELRKKVAELTSKGGAAVPAEKPAAQETKPAEVAKPEPAPAQAPAPAQSNVSQTAESAAGLLAMAQQMHDKHVQDGVDQRDKIIAEAQIEASSLVNEAQEKSRKTLGALEQQRSVLERKVEQLRGFERDYRARLKAYIEGQLRDLDARGSVVSSEIPDNAEV, from the coding sequence ATGGCTCTGACGCCAGAAGATGTCGTCAACAAGCGTTTCCAGCCGACGAAGTTCCGCGAGGGATACGACCAGGACGAGGTTGATGACTTCCTTGACGAGATCGTCATTGAGCTTCGCCGTCTGAACCAGGAGAACGACGAGCTCCGCAAGAAGGTCGCCGAGCTCACTTCGAAGGGCGGCGCCGCCGTTCCTGCTGAGAAGCCTGCTGCACAGGAGACGAAGCCGGCTGAGGTCGCGAAGCCCGAGCCGGCCCCGGCTCAGGCTCCGGCCCCCGCACAGTCCAACGTGAGCCAGACGGCAGAGTCGGCCGCAGGCCTTCTCGCGATGGCCCAGCAGATGCACGACAAGCACGTGCAGGACGGCGTCGACCAGCGCGACAAGATCATCGCCGAGGCTCAGATCGAGGCGAGCAGCCTTGTCAACGAGGCGCAGGAGAAGTCCCGCAAGACGCTCGGGGCTCTCGAGCAGCAGCGTTCGGTGCTCGAGCGCAAGGTCGAGCAGCTCCGTGGGTTCGAGCGCGACTACCGTGCTCGCCTGAAGGCCTACATCGAGGGCCAGCTCCGCGATCTCGACGCACGCGGCTCTGTCGTGTCGAGCGAGATCCCGGACAACGCCGAGGTCTGA